A genome region from Sphingobacteriaceae bacterium GW460-11-11-14-LB5 includes the following:
- a CDS encoding disulfide bond formation protein DsbA: MSTLKPEINNQDHVQGDDSASVTIVEFGDYQCPYCGNAYPIMKEIEETFGHQIRFIFRHFPLANAHEFAFPGAIAAEAAGLQGKFWEMHDALYENQYRLDGELFDELAETIGLDLELFQQDSTSEEIKRKIEDDFDSGVRSGVNGTPSFYVNGTKFDGGATDLYQMLKESAE, encoded by the coding sequence ATGAGTACTTTAAAACCTGAAATCAATAATCAAGATCATGTCCAGGGCGATGATTCGGCTAGTGTAACCATTGTGGAGTTTGGCGATTATCAATGCCCTTATTGCGGCAATGCCTATCCGATTATGAAGGAAATTGAGGAAACATTTGGCCATCAGATCAGATTCATCTTCCGGCATTTTCCCTTGGCAAATGCCCATGAATTTGCGTTTCCAGGGGCCATTGCTGCAGAAGCGGCAGGTTTGCAAGGTAAGTTTTGGGAAATGCACGATGCACTCTACGAAAATCAATACCGCCTGGATGGTGAGCTGTTCGACGAATTGGCTGAAACCATTGGTTTAGATTTGGAGCTGTTTCAGCAAGACAGCACTTCAGAAGAGATTAAACGAAAAATAGAAGATGATTTTGATAGTGGTGTACGGAGTGGTGTAAATGGAACGCCTTCTTTTTACGTAAACGGGACTAAATTTGACGGGGGTGCAACAGACCTTTACCAGATGCTTAAAGAAAGTGCTGAATAA
- a CDS encoding DUF58 domain-containing protein, which translates to MQAVNYENETSYGNLELLAQQVVEGFITGLHKSPFHGFSVEFAEHRQYNNGDNVKNIDWKLYAKTDKLYSKRFEEETNLRCQFVIDVSSSMYFPEPKNNKLIFSIQATASLMYLLKKQRDAFGLSLFTDEILLNSPAKSTTVHQKYLFTQLEDLLHKPKVNAQTNLSEALHQVAELIHKRSLVIIFSDLFNTQTSTAKTDEFFDALQHLKFNKHEVVVFNVVDKSKEVDFNFENRPYQFIDMETGETIKVHTNQVKENYTAAVSTYRQQIALKCAQYKIDLIDADMNDGFYPVLQSYLIKRQKLG; encoded by the coding sequence ATGCAGGCTGTAAACTATGAAAACGAAACAAGCTATGGTAATTTAGAATTGCTTGCACAGCAAGTAGTAGAAGGTTTTATTACCGGACTGCATAAAAGTCCGTTTCATGGCTTTTCGGTCGAATTTGCCGAACACCGTCAGTATAATAATGGCGATAATGTTAAAAATATCGACTGGAAATTATACGCCAAAACGGATAAACTTTACAGTAAACGTTTCGAAGAAGAAACCAATTTGCGTTGTCAGTTTGTGATTGATGTTTCCTCATCAATGTACTTCCCCGAACCCAAAAATAATAAACTGATTTTCTCCATACAGGCAACTGCATCATTAATGTACCTGCTGAAGAAACAGCGCGATGCCTTTGGTTTAAGCTTATTTACGGATGAAATATTGTTGAATTCGCCGGCAAAGTCGACTACGGTACACCAGAAATATTTATTTACACAATTAGAAGACCTGCTGCACAAACCTAAGGTAAATGCGCAGACAAATTTAAGCGAAGCTTTGCATCAGGTTGCCGAATTAATTCATAAACGCTCTTTGGTTATTATTTTTAGCGATTTATTTAATACGCAGACCAGTACAGCTAAAACGGATGAATTTTTTGATGCCCTGCAGCATTTAAAATTTAACAAACACGAAGTGGTGGTTTTTAACGTGGTGGATAAATCAAAAGAAGTTGATTTCAATTTTGAGAACCGCCCATACCAGTTTATCGATATGGAAACCGGCGAAACGATTAAAGTGCACACCAATCAGGTAAAGGAAAATTATACTGCGGCGGTTTCTACTTACCGGCAGCAGATTGCACTAAAATGTGCCCAATATAAAATCGACTTAATTGATGCCGATATGAATGATGGCTTTTATCCGGTCCTTCAGTCTTATTTAATCAAACGGCAGAAATTAGGCTAA
- a CDS encoding peroxiredoxin, translating into MLEKGAIAPDFELNATPDQKIKLQDFKGKNVILAFYPADWSPVCSDQMALYNEMLKYFNKYDAQIFGVSVDSVWCHLAFEENRKLHFPLLADFEPKGAVSKAYGVYDEELGESKRALFVIDKEGKIAWSYLSPIAVNPGADGILEALEELDKK; encoded by the coding sequence ATGTTAGAAAAAGGCGCTATAGCACCAGATTTCGAATTGAATGCTACTCCCGATCAGAAAATAAAACTTCAAGATTTTAAAGGTAAAAACGTTATCCTGGCTTTTTATCCTGCCGACTGGAGCCCGGTATGCAGCGACCAAATGGCACTTTATAACGAGATGTTAAAATATTTTAATAAGTATGATGCCCAGATTTTCGGTGTTTCTGTCGACAGCGTTTGGTGCCACCTCGCTTTCGAAGAAAATAGAAAATTGCATTTCCCCTTATTGGCCGATTTTGAACCAAAAGGCGCCGTGTCAAAAGCTTATGGTGTGTATGATGAAGAACTTGGCGAAAGTAAAAGGGCACTTTTTGTGATTGATAAAGAAGGGAAAATTGCCTGGAGTTATTTATCGCCAATAGCCGTTAATCCTGGTGCTGACGGAATTTTAGAAGCATTAGAGGAATTAGATAAGAAATAA
- a CDS encoding 4-hydroxyphenylpyruvate dioxygenase, with product METQTFAEKISKAPDFLPINGTDYIEFYVGNAKQAAHYYKTAFGFQSLAYAGPETGVRDRSSYVLQQGKIRLILTTALKSDHPIAEHVKKHGDGVKVLALWVDDAYSAFEETTKRGAKPYLAPQTLTDENGELKMSGIYTYGETVHMFIERKNYNGTFMPGYRVWESDYQPADAGLLYIDHCVGNVGWNRMNEAVQWYEDVMGFVNILSFDDKQINTEYSALMSKVMSNGNGYSKFPINEPAEGKKKSQIEEYLEYYEGEGVQHIAVATKDIVKTVKELKARGVEFLSAPPEAYYDMMPQRVGKIDEEIALLESLGILVDCDEEGYLLQIFTKPVEDRPTLFFEVIQRKGAQSFGAGNFKALFESLEREQELRGNL from the coding sequence ATGGAAACACAAACATTTGCAGAAAAAATATCAAAAGCACCAGATTTTCTGCCTATTAACGGAACAGATTATATCGAATTTTACGTAGGTAATGCCAAACAAGCAGCACACTACTACAAAACGGCATTTGGATTTCAAAGTTTGGCTTATGCCGGACCTGAAACAGGCGTTCGTGATCGTTCATCCTACGTGTTGCAACAAGGAAAAATCAGACTGATTTTAACGACGGCATTAAAATCAGATCATCCAATAGCAGAGCATGTAAAAAAACATGGCGATGGTGTAAAAGTATTGGCCCTTTGGGTAGACGATGCTTACAGTGCCTTTGAAGAAACCACAAAACGTGGTGCAAAACCCTATCTGGCCCCTCAAACCTTAACGGATGAAAACGGAGAGCTTAAAATGAGTGGTATTTACACTTATGGCGAAACAGTACACATGTTTATTGAGCGTAAAAATTATAATGGAACTTTTATGCCAGGTTACCGGGTATGGGAAAGCGATTATCAACCTGCTGATGCTGGGCTTTTATATATCGACCATTGTGTGGGTAATGTAGGCTGGAACCGCATGAATGAAGCCGTACAATGGTACGAAGACGTAATGGGTTTTGTTAACATTTTATCTTTTGATGATAAGCAGATTAACACTGAATATTCGGCTTTGATGAGTAAGGTGATGAGTAACGGAAATGGCTATTCGAAATTCCCGATTAATGAACCTGCCGAAGGCAAAAAGAAATCGCAGATTGAAGAATACCTGGAATATTACGAAGGTGAAGGTGTTCAGCATATTGCTGTAGCCACTAAAGATATTGTTAAAACGGTTAAAGAACTGAAAGCGCGTGGTGTGGAGTTTTTAAGTGCGCCACCAGAAGCTTATTACGATATGATGCCACAACGTGTAGGCAAAATTGATGAAGAAATAGCCTTATTAGAAAGCCTTGGCATTTTAGTCGATTGTGATGAAGAAGGGTATTTATTGCAAATTTTCACTAAACCAGTTGAAGACCGTCCTACCCTTTTCTTCGAGGTTATTCAGCGTAAAGGCGCACAAAGTTTTGGTGCGGGCAACTTTAAAGCTTTATTTGAATCCTTAGAGCGTGAGCAGGAATTGAGGGGTAATTTGTAA